CCGTCAATATCGATGTGAGGGAAGCGGCCTGGGACCAGGTGTTTACAGGCATTCTCCGCACGCAGGGCCTGTTCTACGAGTGGGAAGGCGACATCCTCCGCATCATCACCATCGAAGACCGCAACAAAAGCCTGGAAAGGCTGGCCATGGATCAGAAGATCCGTGAACAGAAGCAGAGCATGGAAAAAGACGAACCGCTGGTCACCCAGGTGGTTCAGGTCGAATTCTCCGATGCCAAGCAGCTGAAGACCAGCCTCGACAAATACCTGTCCGAAAATATCGACGGCGGCACCATCGGATCCGTCATGGTGGACGAACACACCAATTCCCTCATCATTCAGGCCATGTACAGCGATCTGAAAAGGATGATTCCTCTGATCATGGAGCTGGACCGGCCCACCCCGCAGATCCTCATCGAAGCCCACATCGTCGAGGCCAACAAGGACACGGCCAGGGCGCTGGGCGTGCAGTGGGGCGGATTGAGCAACAACGGCGATTTCTGGGTGACGCCCGGGATCAATTCCACAGGCGTCGTTTCCAACCCCCTGAGCGCCGGCGGCATCGACCCCACCTCCGGGTGGGCGGTCAATTTCCCGGCCGATGCCACAGCCGGGGACAACGGCTTTTACAACCTTTTTTCGCTGGGTTTTGCCCTGGAAAACGTTGGTGACAGTATTCTGGCCGCACAGCTCACAGCGCTGCAGACCGACGGCAAGGTCAACATTCTTTCCAGCCCCTCCATCACCACCATCGACAACCAGAAAGCGGTCATAGAAAGCGGCGAGGAGGTCCCCTATCAGACGGTGGAAAACGGCGAGGTGAAAATCGAGTACAAAAAAGCCGTCCTCAGCCTCGATGTCATACCGCATGTCATCGGCAACAACGCGCTGAAACTGGAAATAAACACCACGAAAGACGAACTCGACTTCAGCCAGACGATTGGTGGACAACCAAAAATCATTACCAAAAAAGCGACCACCAAGGTAATGGTCTACAACGGTCAAACCACCGTCATCGGAGGCTTGAGCAAAGAAAAAATTTCTGAATCGGACAGCGGCGTGCCGTGGCTGAAAGACATTCCTTTCCTGGGCTATCTTTTCAAGGGCGAGCAAACGAGCAGGGAGATGGAAGAACTGCTGATCTTCATCACCCCGCA
Above is a window of Deltaproteobacteria bacterium DNA encoding:
- the pilQ gene encoding type IV pilus secretin PilQ, with the protein product MHWTMPVFLTAALLFGCAHDREQKDPFVEQWKMTAEKSKGYSPKAKQRTVIPPPPKISKIEPMDQGKEPEKTLPTKKITMRMHETDVAVLLRALTRAVGLNLIINESVKGTVNIDVREAAWDQVFTGILRTQGLFYEWEGDILRIITIEDRNKSLERLAMDQKIREQKQSMEKDEPLVTQVVQVEFSDAKQLKTSLDKYLSENIDGGTIGSVMVDEHTNSLIIQAMYSDLKRMIPLIMELDRPTPQILIEAHIVEANKDTARALGVQWGGLSNNGDFWVTPGINSTGVVSNPLSAGGIDPTSGWAVNFPADATAGDNGFYNLFSLGFALENVGDSILAAQLTALQTDGKVNILSSPSITTIDNQKAVIESGEEVPYQTVENGEVKIEYKKAVLSLDVIPHVIGNNALKLEINTTKDELDFSQTIGGQPKIITKKATTKVMVYNGQTTVIGGLSKEKISESDSGVPWLKDIPFLGYLFKGEQTSREMEELLIFITPHILGTRPEAGAGDATLEGASSE